A genome region from Drosophila simulans strain w501 chromosome 2R, Prin_Dsim_3.1, whole genome shotgun sequence includes the following:
- the LOC6733139 gene encoding LOW QUALITY PROTEIN: UDP-N-acetylglucosamine--peptide N-acetylglucosaminyltransferase 110 kDa subunit (The sequence of the model RefSeq protein was modified relative to this genomic sequence to represent the inferred CDS: deleted 2 bases in 1 codon), translated as MHVEQTRRNMQSQGQSHQLPSAAHILLDQNPNSTGSNLVVKQNDIQSLSSVGLLELAHREYQAVDYESAEKHCMQLWRQDSTNTGVLLLLSSIHFQCRRLDKSAQFSTLAIKQNPVLAEAYSNLGNVFKERGQLQEALDNYRRAVRLKPDFIDGYINLAAALVAARDMESAVQAYITALQYNPDLYCVRSDLGNLLKALGRLEEAKACYLKAIETCPGFAVAWSNLGCVFNAQGEIWLAIHHFEKAVTLDPNFLDAYINLGNVLKEARIFDRAVAAYLRALNLSPNNAVVHGNLACVYYEQGLIDLAIDTYRRAIELQPNFPDAYCNLANALKEKGQVKEAEDCYNTALRLCSNHADSLNNLANIKREQGYIEEATRLYLKALEVFPDFAAAHSNLASVLQQQGKLKEALMHYKEAIRIQPTFADAYSNMGNTLKELQDVSGALQCYTRAIQINPAFADAHSNLASIHKDSGNIPEAIQSYRTALKLKPDFPDAYCNLAHCLQIVCDWTDYDIRMKKLVSIVTEQLEKNRLPSVHPHHSMLYPLTHDCRKAIAARHANLCLEKVHVLHKKPYNFLKKLPTKGRLRIGYLSSDFGNHPTSHLMQSVPGLHDRSKVEIFCYALSPDDGTTFRHKISRESENFVDLSQIPCNGKAADKIFNDGIHILVNMNGYTKGARNEIFALRPAPIQVMWLGYPGTSGASFMDYIITDSVTSPIELAYQYSEKLSYMPHTYFIGDHKQMFPHLKERIIVCDKQQSSVVDNVTVINATDLSPLVENTDVKEIKEVVNAQKPVEITHKVAELPNTTQIVSMIATGQVQTSLNGVVVQNGLATTQTNNKAATGEEVPQNIVITTRRQYMLPDDAVVYCNFNQLYKIDPQTLESWVEILKNVPKSVLWLLRFPAVGEQNIKKTVSDFGISPDRVIFSNVAAKEEHVRRGQLADICLDTPLCNGHTTSMDVLWTGTPVVTLPGETLASRVAASQLATLGCPELIARTREEYQNIAIRLGTKKEYLKALRAKVWKARVESPLFDCSQYAKGLEKLFLRMWEKYENGEIPDHISAV; from the exons ATGCATGTTGAACAAACT CGAAGAAATATGCAGTCTCAAGGACAAAGCCATCAACTGCCGTCTGCGGCCCATATATTATTAGATCAAAATCCGAATTCAACAGGCAGTAACCTAGTcgtaaaacaaaatgatatTCAATCTCTTTCATCAGTCG GTTTACTCGAGTTGGCCCATAGAGAATACCAAGCTGTTGACTATGAAAGCGCGGAAAAGCATTGCATGCAATTATGGCGTCAAGACAGTACAAATACTGgagttttgttgttgctgtcatCTATTCACTTTCAGTGCAGACGTCTTGATAAGTCAGCACAATTCTCAACAttggcaataaaacaaaaccctGTGCTGGCAGAAGCTTATAG taatttaggaaatgtttttaaagAGCGCGGACAGTTACAAGAAGCTTTAGACAACTATCGCAGAGCTGTGCGTCTAAAACCAGATTTTATTGATGGATACATTAATTTGGCTGCTGCATTGGTTGCTGCTCGTGACATGGAGTCTGCTGTTCAAGCTTATATTACAGCGCTACAATATAATCCT GATCTGTATTGTGTGCGCAGCGATCTGGGAAATCTCCTTAAGGCCCTTGGTCGTTTGGAAGAAGCCAAA GCCTGTTACCTAAAGGCTATTGAAACATGCCCTGGCTTTGCAGTTGCATGGAGTAACCTTGGATGTGTGTTTAACGCTCAGGGAGAAATTTGGTTAGCTATACATCACTTTGAAAAAGCTGTGACTCTTGATCCCAATTTTCTGgatgcatatataaatttggGAAACGTTCTTAAGGAGGCACGAATATTTGATAG aGCTGTGGCCGCCTATTTACGTGCATTAAATTTATCTCCGAATAATGCTGTAGTTCATGGCAATTTGGCATGCGTCTACTATGAACAAGGTCTTATTGATTTGGCTATCGATACATATAGGAGGGCAATTGAACTGCAACCGAATTTCCCCGATGCGTACTGCAACCTTGCTAACGCTCTTAAAGAAAAGGGGCAG GTTAAAGAAGCTGAGGACTGCTATAACACTGCACTAAGACTATGTTCAAACCATGCAGATTCCCTTAATAATTTAGCTAACATAAAGAGAGAGCAAGGGTATATTGAAGAAGCTACGCGACTTTACTTAAAAGCTTTGGAAGTTTTCCctgattttgctgctgctcattcAAACTTGGCATCAGTTTTGCAACAGCAAGGCAAATTAAAGGAAGCGTTAATGCATTATAAGGAAGCTATCAGAATTCAACCCACATTTGCTGATGCATATTCGAACATGGGAAATACTCTTAAAGAATTACAAGACGTCAGCGGGGCATTGCAATGCTACACTAGAGCAATTCAAATTAACCCAGCGTTTGCTGATGCGCATAGTAATTTGGCAAGCATACACAAAGATTCCGGAAATATTCCTGAAGCAATTCAGTCTTACCGAACAGCTCTAAAGTTAAAACCTGATTTTCCCGATGCATACTGCAATTTGGCTCATTGCctgcaaattgtttgtgaTTGGACTGACTATGATATTCGCATGAAAAAACTGGTTAGCATTGTCACTGAGCAGCTTGAAAAAAACCGTTTACCATCCGTGCATCCACACCACTCGATGCTCTATCCGTTGACACATGATTGTCGGAAAGCAATTGCAGCGCGACATGCTAATTTGTGTTTAGAAAAAGTTCATGTGCTTCATAAAAAACCGTATAACTTCTTAAAGAAGTTGCCTACAAAGGGGAGGCTTCGAATAGGTTATCTTAGCTCGGACTTTGGGAATCATCCTACCTCGCATTTAATGCAATCTGTGCCAGGTCTTCATGATCGTTCAAAAGTGGAAATCTTTTGTTATGCCTTAAGTCCAGATGATGGTACAACATTTCGACACAAAATCAGTCGAGAGTCTGAAAACTTTGTGGATCTTTCTCAGATCCCTTGCAATGGCAAGGCAGCGGACAAGATATTTAATGACGGCATACATATTTTGGTTAATATGAATGGCTACACAAAGGGCGcaagaaatgaaatatttgctCTTCGCCCTGCTCCTATTCAAGTAATGTGGTTAGGCTATCCAGGTACTAGTGGGGCTAGTTTTATGGATTACATTATTACGGATTCTGTAACTAGTCCAATAGAATTGGCTTACCAATATAGTGAAAAATTATCTTATATGCCGCACACATATTTTATAGGTGATCATAAGCAAATGTTTCCACATTTAAAGGAACGAATTATTGTCTGTGACAAACAACAATCTTCCGTTGTTGATAATGTAACGGTTATAAATGCAACAGACTTATCCCCCCTTGTTGAAAACACAGATGTAAAGGAGATAAAAGAAGTTGTTAACGCACAAAAACCAGTCGAGATAACTCATAAAGTCGCGGAGTTACCGAACACAACACAAATAGTATCAATGATAGCCACTGGTCAAGTGCAAACATCTTTAAATGGCGTTGTAGTTCAAAACGGATTGGCCACTACCCAAACTAACAACAAGGCCGCTACTGGTGAAGAGGTACcacaaaatattgtaataaCCACTCGTCGTCAATATATGTTACCCGACGACGCTGTTGTGtattgcaattttaatcaGCTATACAAAATCGATCCACAAACCCTCGAGTCATGGgtagaaattttaaaaaatgtgccTAAGTCAGTTTTGTGGTTATTAAGGTTTCCAGCAGTTGGTgagcaaaatattaaaaaaaccGTCAGTGACTTTG GAATATCTCCTGATAGAGTAATATTTTCCAATGTTGCGGCAAAAGAAGAGCACGTACGACGGGGTCAATTAGCTGATATATGTCTTGATACTCCTTTATGCAATGGGCATACAACATCTATGGACGTTTTGTGGACGGGTACCCCTGTCGTAACTTTGCCAGGAGAGACATTAGCCTCAAG AGTGGCTGCCTCCCAGCTTGCTACCCTTGGATGCCCAGAGTTAATAGCGCGTACAAGAGAAGAATATCAAAATATTGCTATACGCCTGGgaacaaaaaaagaatatttgaAAGCCTTACGGGCAAAAGTATGGAAAGCCCGCGTAGAGAGTCCTCTCTTTGATTGCTCACAGTATGCCAAAGGATTAGAAAAATTGTTTCTACGAATGTGggaaaaatacgaaaatggAGAAATTCCGGACCACATTTCAGCAGTATAA